Proteins from a genomic interval of Callospermophilus lateralis isolate mCalLat2 chromosome 1, mCalLat2.hap1, whole genome shotgun sequence:
- the Tesc gene encoding calcineurin B homologous protein 3 produces the protein MGAAHSASEEVRELEGKTGFSSEQIEQLHRRFKQLSGDQPTIRKENFNNVPDLELNPIRSKIIRAFFDNRNLRKGPSGLADEINFEDFLTIMSYFRPIDTTLGEEQVELSRKEKLRFLFHMYDSDSDGRITLEEYRNVVEELLSGNPHIEKESARSIADGAMMEAASVCVGQMEPDQVYEGITFEDFLKIWQGIDIETKMHVRFLNMETIALCH, from the exons TCTCCTCGGAGCAGATCGAGCAGCTGCACCGGAGGTTTAAGCAGCTGAGTGGAGACCAGCCCACCATCCG CAAGGAGAACTTCAACAACGTCCCTGACCTGGAGCTCAACCCGATCCGATCCAAAATCATCCGTGCCTTCTTTGACAACAG GAACCTGCGCAAGGGGCCCAGCGGCCTGGCCGACGAGATCAACTTTGAGGACTTCCTGACCATCATGTCCTACTTCCGGCCCATCGACACCACCCTGGGCGAGGAGCAGGTGGAGCTGTCTCGGAAAGAGAAGCTGAGAT TTCTGTTCCACATGTACGACTCGGACAGCGACGGCCGCATCACCCTGGAAGAATATCGAAAT GTGGTGGAGGAGCTGCTCTCCGGAAACCCCCACATCGAGAAGGAGTCGGCCCGCTCCATTGCAGATGGGGCCATGATGGAGGCGGCCAGCGTGTGCGTGGGGCAGATG GAACCGGATCAAGTGTATGAGGGGATCACCTTCGAGGACTTCCTGAAG ATCTGGCAGGGAATCGACATCGAGACCAAGATGCATGTCCGCTTCCTCAACATGGAGACCATCGCCCTCTGCCACTGA